The window TACAGTAGATTGAGGCAGGAACACACGACCAGACAGATTCGGATTCGTAACAGGATTGAATCAATCCCAGGCAGCGGTCCAAGGAGTCGCTCATCGATTGACATTCTTCCGGTTCTAACACTGCAGGTTCCCCACCTTCACCACAAGCCATTGGTTCGTAGGCTGGGTATTGATTTAAAGGATCGGTCAAACCGTTACCGATCAGAACAGAGgtcaaattgaagtttctCTTTGAGACTGGATGAGACAAGATCTCTGTCGCAAACACCGGGATGTAGTGACCCGCATACGATTCACCGGCAATGTGGAAATCCTGACCGTTGGCAGCATACTCTGGGAACTGCTTGAAGAACAACTGCAAGAATGCGTAGACGTCCTTACCGGCAGCGACAGTGTCAGTAACACCTTCAGACCCGGAGTAAGAGAAACCAACGTTGACCGGTTGGTCGAGGAAGATAACAGTGGCATTGTTATTCCAGGAGTATGGGTTGTGGATAGGTTTGATATCCTcaccaattgaagaaggacctagttcaaagaagagaccGGTCAACGACGAACAACCGGGCCCACCATTTAACCATAACACAACTGGGTCATTCTCAGGGTCATTTCTACTTTCGAAAGtccagaagaagaagtgcTTATCCTCATCGCGGACATCCAAATACCCACTGTATTGCTTAACGTCCCCATCAATCCCTAAAATCTTTGGGTCTTTAATCTTGTTCACTCTCAACTGGTAGTTCTCCAAATCCTCACTCTCAACAGTAGCATCCCACTGCTTTCTGGTAAAGATAGCAGATGGATCTTTTGGCTTAGTCACAAACTGCATCTGCGAGATCTCTGCAGGAAATTTCAAAGGCAATTCGTCCCAACTCTTACGAACTTCATCGCTCATTAAACCAGCCACTGCCTTAGGGTCCTGTTTCCAGGCCTCGATAGCCTTCTCAAGCAAACTAGAGCcatgttcttcaaaggCAAACGGCTGTTGAAAGGATAAACCGTTCACCACAGCAGCAGAAAGAGCCACCGCAAGCGttccaaaacttttcaTATCTTCTTACACAAGTTCAAGTACTTCCCTAGCACACTAGTGGTAATCCAGCAGTCAGGGAGTCCTGATAACCTTTAAGAAGTGTAAAGTATACTCGAGAGTCATAAGGATGGCTCTTAACCACCCCCCAGATTCCTTCTTGTTACCCGAAAAGGCAGGGTCATAACCCAGCAGGTTTCATGATAATTTAAAGTGAATTTACAGCGTTTGTGAAAGTCCTAATGAAGTTCAATAACTTGAAGCAGGTGTAGAATACGGTTATGATTACTgtacaatttttttcagaattttaGCCAGCCTCCTTGTGTTTTTATGATATTTCGTTTTGTATTAATTCACCTTTCTATTAAAAATATAATATTGGGTTGTAATAAATCTAATTTATTCTAATGTTCCGTCGGGCTGTATAAATCATAATTAGTTTGGCTGTgcttattcttctttgtttttAAAGTCTTATGTTAAATGAATGGTAACTGAAGGATTAAGAAGCAATGATTTTATAGAGTGATAAATTCTGTGAAAATATGCTACGCAGTAAATATATCAATAGATTTGATTCGCCTAAGAATGTTTGTATTCCATTTCTTTGACGTTTAAACTCTTTTTCTCTTGTTTTGACGTTGTACCAATCTCTTGGTAAAGACAACTATACATTATCATAATAAATTAAGAAATAACAAATAGTCAGAATTACTAACTATGAACATTGGCAGTCCTGTAAACTCATTGCATTTTTGCAATTAACAATTTTATTAGCTAAATATCGATCATATAAAACAGGTAGTACAGACAAATCGTGGTTGAATGGACTGTACTAAAAACAGTATTACCGACTAGATACGCCTGGCAAATTTGTAGAAGGTATTCCAGGCAACTTTGACCGTTGAATTTGCGGTAAGCTCCGGATACGTGCTGTTCACTCGCTTCACAAACTCTTCTGTAACGTCTGGCTTCGAATCGCCAAACTTTTTGTACCATGCATGATAGGCACTCCAAGTCTTAACATAGGCGGCGTAGTCGGCCACCGtcatttctttgacaatTACAAGAGGCTGTGGTTGGATTTCGGAGACTGAAGTGGTACGCAAAGATGTGGCCTTCAAATTAACTTCACGGATATCAGTAAATTTATCCAGATTAAAACTCCAGTTCGCTAGCATGGTACGCAGAATTTTACGTCCTGGTTGCTCCCAGTAAGGTCCCAATTGGTCGCTGCCATAAGCTACATCATCCAAAATGTCATCCAAGTCGGGATAATCGATAAATACAGCATCCGCATATCCCCAGATCGCAATAGTGCCATTGGAACGCAAATTAGCTGCAATTGAGGcctgaaatttttggtAATCGAACCAATGCACGCATTCTACAGCTGTGATCATATCAACAACCTGCCTGTCATTTTCCACTGGGCCCAAAAATGAAAAGTCGTCACTTGGCACCAGTGCAAAAGATAACCTTTCATGTTTGACAGTTGACTGCGACTGCTGGGCCTTTTTTACCATAGCATCAGATATATCAGTTCCTATGATCTTGTCAAACTCTCTCAACTCTTTGGCCATCTGCAATGTGGCAGTTCCGGGTCCACATCCGACATCAACGAGCAAATGACGTTGGCCTTTATGATACTGATCTAGAATTCGATAGAAATCACTAGGGTATGATGGTCTAGAACGATCATATCGATCAGCATTAAAATCGCTCTCAGCAAAAGCAGACATTTATTAATGGTGGTCAGTTTCGTAGTGAATTAACAGCATATTCAGGCCTGATTTCTTTAGATGTTATATAGTTTGTAGCTCATTAATGGTAAACAGGGGTTTTCATATTGCAAAGCTTATTTCGAAGCTTATGCGATGAGGCCGGTACCGGCGATCGGACATGAAGTATTGAAATATGACTAACAGGACTACCAACCCATACGAGTTAGCGAATGACACAACAAACTAAGCTCGAGGAACATTAATGTTCCATGTGCGCTTAATTGTTATTGAGCGATACCGGCAAGACTAGATTTATACGCCCCAAGACAACTACCACTGTAGTCCTCTTGGACTATTTGTTGCCGGCTGGAAAATCAAGGCATCTTTTTTGaccttcaacaattttggTACTATTACGCTTGAATCATCGACCAGTACTTATGCAGATGACTTTGAGCCGGTCGCTAATCACCAACGAACCATAATTCAGATGTCTAATTCAGAGTTATTCTGACGAACTTGCTAGTCTCATATCCATAAGGTAGACAATGTTAGTATTTACTGTTTAATAgggaagatttgaaaaattatacCTTAAGTCAAACTACTCTAGCAACCATTGGGTATAAATTGTCGAATTGAGCTTATGATATGATTGAATAATTCAATGCCAATTAGTATGACACTAAAACGAAAAATAACATAGTAGCCTGAAGTTAACTGTTAACTTGCGTTTAAAAAGAACCACATTACATTTGACATTTTAGCATTTATTGTAATATCATTATAATACTCTTGCCCCGGTCAGCACAAGTGAATCAATAAACAATGATACTTAGCAACCCAtgcagaggaagaagttagaCGTTAAAGCGAAATGTGATTTTCAAGTTTAAACGTCGGTACCTACATGACAGCATTATGACATGACTGTTGCAAGGTGAGTTgaattgcttcaaaataCATAGAATTTGCTCGAGTTATAGTATTGTTTAGCAGATAATTTATGACTGCACTTATTCACCATATCATAATGCAAACAATAAGCAAGGATGACATTGTATTTGGAATCTGTTAAAAAAGTGAGCGGCTGTCACAACATGGTCGAATATAGTAGGAGTCATTATATCCGTCTAGCAAACTTGTAGTATGTGCTGTAAGCTACTCGAACTTTTGTAGAGGCCGTGAGTTCGGGATAAACCTTATTAAcattcttgataaattcattACCCAATTCTGGCTTCGAGCCgccaaacttcttctgccATGTGTGATAGGCACTCCACGTTCTTATGTTAGAGGCGTATTCTGCCACTGTCATCTCTCTAATGATTAGCAGCGGCTTTTGTGGGAGCTCAGAGGCTGCTGTAGATCGTAGTGTAGTAGCTTGTAAGGAAAAGTCTTCGATATCGGTAAAGAATTTGGGATCAAAACTCCATTTGGCTAGCATTTCACGAGCAATAGTCCGACCAGGTTCGTCCCACAAGGACCCCAACTTCTCTTTACCATACGATACATCATTAATGATAGCGTCAGTCTTTGGATAATCTAAGAATATGGCATCTCCGTAACCAAATATTGCAATTGTTCCTCTAGAACGTAAATTAGAGGCCACAGCGCCTTGAAATCGcttttcatcgaaataATGGGCACATTCTGCAGCTGTAATCATATCCACAGTCTGTTGATTCTTGTAATTCGGTCCTAGAAATGCAAAGTCGTCACTCGAGGACACATAGAAGGATAAACGATTGTCATGTACTGTGTTAGACAGTTGATTAGCCGTTTGTATCATTGCTGGAGAAAGATCTGTTCCAATAATCCTGTCAAAAGCTTTCCATTCGCCAGCCATTTGGATAGTAGCAGTACCAGGACCACAACCGACATCTACAAGCAAACGCTGTTTGTCCTGATGGTAATTGTccaggatttgaaagaattcatTGGGATAAGTTGGTCTACATCTTTCATATCGATCAGAATTGAAGTCAGTTTGAGCAAATGCTGACATGTTTTAATCTTAGATCCTCTTTTCACTCCACGAATTTCATCTATAATTAAGTAGACCCATTAAATAACCATAGAATTGGCAGTGATTATTCAATTTGGGGGCTCCCTGGTATCGCGTAGTAAGGCTCAGTGGCGTCCAACATCAGAATAACCCCAGGTTTGAATTCTCGAGAAGCAAATGCCAAGCTATCAATCTATTTTTTGATCGTATGTTCTCTGTACGAGACATTGCATTAGATGCGCTAGAAACAAGTCTTGGCATTGACTAAGGTAGTCCGCGTTAATTGACgatcttgaacaagaatAGATCATTAGGGTTGCAATAATAGAACGCTAAAATTAGACGGTCATTGCCGAATATGTTGGCACGGAAATACACTACCTACTCACTCAAGCTCAATACATAATCACGATCTCTACCCCAGACTACTAATTATAGCGTAAATTGTGAAAGATGCAGGGTACTGAGTAGTTTCAGCATTCAACTGAGAAATAAACACACTGAATTGCTAGATTTTTTACTCGTCAGGCCGCAATGCTCAAATAGTAAATAGATCTAAATAACTATTTCGAGCCTTGACGACCACTTGATAGGTACGTTGAATTTGTATCGCTGATGGCCTAATTtgcatttcaagaaacttgacTATTGAGATCCCAACTTGGTAAAGGTGATCGCTCAGATTCTAAAGCTTCCTATGCAAAGAAGTTAGATATCTTCGATAACTATTGGGTACAAATTAATTTTTGGatcattcaaaaaattccaTAGATCGAGCAAGTAAGGTAGAAATCAACAAAAAAGCTAGCTGGATAAAACTTAACTCGCTAAATAAACTCATTGCAAGATAACTGGAACATATGGTCCAAATATAGGTCCTTTGATAGTTCTGCCATCAACCGTAGAAAGTTACACGGCTTAAACTTCACATAAATAAGtacaaatttttcaaatgttTGAGCCATAGACCAAGCCACCGCATCAACATGCACCAATTGGTTTCCAAACTAGCCTTCTTCAGCCATCTAAACGTCTTGTAATGCCTGCTTTTATTTTACCCTCTTTTTGCGCCTTGTTTGACCAACGCgaagagtgaaaaaagtcGCTATTAAAGCATCACTACTTGTGAAAAGTAGCATCTCGACAGGCATTTCGAGGCGTCTGTTTGCTTAAGATGGCCCATATTCCACAGGTTTTGCCCTCGTCGATTCCAATCCCTAGTTTTGTGGTTAAGACGTATTCCTATGTGTGGTATTACTTGTATGCCATACTAATGAAAATCCCTGGTGGTCCTTACGTGATATCGTACGTGAGGAAATCTCATCAGGATGATCCTTACCGTACTGCAGTGGAGATTATACTGATTCTGTATGGGATTGGTTATTATTTGTCAAAACCGCAACAAAAGACTGGTTTACAGGGTACGAAACCCAATTTGACGGAACAAGAAGTGGAATTATTAATTGAAGATTGGCAACCAGAATCAATAGTGGATGAATCCGCTATGGAATTGCAACGTTGGAGGCTTGAGAAAATGCCTGTGCTGGAAATGGGAGAGAATGAGAACCGTGTGACAGTAACCCGTAACGAAGGCTCTGAGAGATATACTGATGTGTTGAATCTGGCTTCGAACAACTTTCTGCAATTGGCTGGCACTCCCGAGGTTGTTGAAATCGTCAAGAAAACTATCAGGAATTATGGTGTGGGTGCCTGTGGTCCCGCAGGTTTCTATGGGAACCAGGATGTGCATTACAATTTCCAGTACGCACTGGCAGAATTCTTTGGCACTGAGGATGCAGTATTGTATGGTCAGGATTTTTGTGTGGCTTCATCCGTTCTTCCTGCATTCACCAAGCGTGGTGATCTGATTGTTGCGGACGATCAGGTATCTATTTCGTCGCAAAACGCTTTGCAATTGAGTAGATCCACCGTCTACTACTTTGAGCACAACAACATGGAGTCTCTAGAAGCACTGTTACAAGAATTGACCgaaatggagaagaaagagaggtTACCAGCGATCTCTAGAAAATTCATTGTTACAGAAGGTCTATTTCACAACTCTGGTGATATTCCACCTTTGCCCGTGTTGACGCATTTAAAGAACAAGTATAAGTTTAGGCTAtttgttgatgaaactttctcACTTGGGGTTCTGGGAGCCTCCGGTCGTGGTCTTGCCGAACACTTCAACATGGAGCGTGCCAGCTCCATTGATGTCACAATCGGTTCGATGGCCACAGCATTGGGTTCCTCAGGTGCGTTTGTTCTCGGTGACCACGTCATGAGTCACCATCAGCAGATTGGTTCCAATGCCTACTGTTTCTCTGCTTCGTTACCAGCATACACTACCACTGCAGCAACCCAAGTACTCAAAATCATGGACAGAGACAACTCCGCAGTGACTCGTCTGCACCAGCTTTCACAACAGTTGCATGATTTCTTTAATAGCGACTCCCAGTTGTCCGACTTCATCACGGTGACATCCCACGAAAGATCTCCAGTGCTGCACATACAACTCACACCAGAACTAAGGTCTTCCAAATTCAACTACACGGCACAAGAGCTTTTCGAAACGGTCTCACACCTTCAGAAACGTTGTGTGACGACCAAATTCGTCGAACCATacgaacaagaagaacagtTCCTACAATCGATCGTCGACACCCTGCTGTCCCAACACGGTATCCTTATCACAAGAAATACGATCGTACTAAGACAGGAGACCTTACCCGTCGTGCCCAGCCTAAAAGTTTGCATCAATTCCAACATCGAAGACTCCGAGTTGACCACCGCGTGCAACGCTATCAAGGCCTCCATCCTCCACTATTGTTCCCACTGAACGGCATCTCGCATACACATATTATACAACAATATATACACGGCCCAGAGGCCTTCAATTGGataattcttcaactttggaGAAACCAGTCACGTTATGTTCTTCTTATAGCGATGCTTCGCCACGATCGCCTCTCTGAattctctttcaatgaatacaaacaacttcatcaaaacaGTTAAACAATATACAAAAGCTCCTGAAAGCTTTAAAGGTTTGTCGTTCGCTTGTCAAGGTTAGTAAAGATGATGCACTTTAGGAAGAAGTCAAGTAGTTCCGGTAACTCGGATGGCAGTGGTGGTCATGGGGGTCAACAAGCAAAAGTTCAGATTTCCAGAGAGGATGCCGACCGTTTGAAGATTCGTACTGGTTCTATTGCAGATCCTATATTGGAAGCTGTTCAGGAGGCCCAGCCTTTTGAACAGGCAGCAGAGACTTTCCAGGATAATATGAATAGGAAATCATATTTCTCAGTGGATGGATCCGGAGTTCTACGTGATGTGTTTGGACAACCTATTAACCAGCCAGACGTCTCTAATCCAACTAGAGCAAGAGATGAGAGACCATTGGATACGATCAGAAGTTTTGAGTATGCAGTTTCAGGAGATCCAAGTTGGGCCCAACAATTGGAAACACCGCAATACGGGTTCCGAGTGAGACCTGATTTCCCCTTGTTTGCCTCGAATCCTTATGGTGCACCTCAGGGTATGGCTCCGCAACAGCAAAGTTATGCTGAACAAACTGTGTATCAGGCTCCAGTCGATACGGGGGAGCAGCAAAAGAAAAGAAAAGAGaggtttctttggaaggaagaagaacaagaactGATAAAAGCTTATTGACAACTTTTATAGAGGTGTGCGCAGGTATCGTCGCCTTCTCTTTTGATCGTGCGAATTCCTTGGAAATTTGGTGAGGGCCATTTTTCTTATTTTATGATATATAGTTTTAGAAACGGTTACTGTCAAGGACTGGAACCAACAAGTCCAGTGAGATAGGCGGATAGTATTGTTTATATTGATTTGTTTGTTATTATATTTCTGTTAAGCGATGAGGtggaaaaaaaaaatctaaGAAAATTTATTAAATATTGACTATAATTGACTATAATTGAAGCATTTCATATACTGACCTTGAGTTTTATTAAAGGACTGCCACGATCCCAGGATGGCCTACAATGCGCAGCAAAATAAGAGACTTCGTAGCAAGGGTAGCTCGCTAGAAATGGCACAGTTTATCGACGCTGGAGCgaacaagatcaagaagagaataaGAGATTTGGAGAGGCTACTttcaaggaaaagagaTTCCTTGCCAGATACGATTATTGTTGAGAAGGAGAGAACATTGGAAGCACTAAAATTCGAGCTTGAAAACgccaagttgaagagcaagGTAAAGGACAATGCAAAGAAATATCATATGGTCCGCTTttttgagagaaagaaggcTCTAAGGAAATATAAGAAAGCTTTAAAAGCAGTTGAGGAGCTTAAGGAAAATGAGAAATCCAAAGACgctcttttgcaaagcaaAATTGATCTTTGTTATGTCGTAAACTTCCCAAAGACCGAAAAATACATTGCTCTATATCCTACAGGCGAAGAACTATCAGATAAAAGTGGTCTAGAAAAGACTGAACTACGGAAAAAAGCATTCAGGGATCTAATCGCTAAGCAGCTGGAAGAAGGAACCTTGCCAGTATCCTTAGAGGCCATTTTAAGCGGTAAGAGACTTGACAAAGAAGGGTCCGGTGTATCACTTGTAGAATCAAatgttgagaagaaagagcaatcTCCTGATGAAAAGCatgaagaggaggaagaggatgaatTCTTTGAATAGATTTGTAATTTTATATAAACTGCACATACCATAGATGTTTGGCTTTCCAGTCTATTTCAATTGGTACTCTAGCTCGTACTTGAGATCCAGAGCGTCATTGATAATCAAAAATGTGAGTTTCTTACCCATAAGTTCCTCTGGTACAATGAAATCACAGATGATTTTAACCTCTTTGCCATGTTCTCTAGGCTGACATCTCTTTATCATCATGAGCTCATTTCCTTGGTATGCAATAACGAACCAGAGTTCCTTTTGCATCTTCGGAAATTTCTCACAAtaaacttcaaaatgtttGTTCCATTTAGACCCAGCatgttttgcaaagatgaCTAACTTCTCAGCATTTTCTTGTTCCTCCACCTGGATATCAGCTAACACTGGTAGTCTTTGACAAACATGCAAAAACTGCTTCCTCTCATCTTCATGCACATTCAACGTATTCATAACACTTTGCAACTTCTTGTATCCcatttctccaatttttTGCAGAGAAAGCAATGGTTTGGCTTCAAcctctttgatgatgaaacCTCTCTCGTCAAACAAATTCTCATCTCTTCTAGTTAAAGAACAGCCTGGTAAGATACCCACTGGATCGTCCTCATACCAGTATCCTTGCTTAACGCTCTGCATGCATTTGATAATCGTAAGCACAGTGCTCAGATAACCCAGTTCACTTGCTACATCAACATAGGCCTGCAAGATACGCAATGACTGATCCAGAACGGAGATAGTATCCTGAATGTAGTCCGCAATAGGAAGATTGACGCGACTTAGGTGAGCTTGGAGCAATAAGAATGCCTTGATATGTGGATCGAACATGTTGATTTCATTTTGGTCATTAAAGGTGCTTTCGACTGAGTATCGTGATTGAGCTGACATCTCAACATTCATGATCATTTCACCGCCTCTAACCGGCAACTCGTTGAATTCTTCCGCCAACGAAAGCCATTTCAATACCTCCTTGAATGAAGCTTTATCATGAATTTGACTTAACAAAGTGCGAATGGTCTTGTGGGAGAGGTAGTAATATGACGCTATACTCAAAAATGGCGTACATTCAATTTCTGTGCCGAATGTTTCCACACACTGAGACTTTTCTAGATTACTGATTGTTGTGTCAATAAGCGCACTCAAGGCTTTGTTAACCCCCGCTGTTGTTGTATCTTCCTCAATTCCATAATAAGTTGGATTATGATGGGCCCTTCGGAAGAAAAATGTCCAGTTCAAAAAGTCCATCGCTTCCTGCTTGTTGGAGATAGCGCCAGACGCAATTTCAGCACCAACATGGTCATCAAGCACTTTATGCAAAGACGATTCGACAGGAAAACCAACGTTGAGGAAATATTTATAGAACattttctttgcttctctGGTGTAAACAATTGCTGTACCAGTAGTATCGTAAGCAGGTCTTCCCGCTCTACCCATCATTTGCAGTATATCCGTCAAGTCCATGTCCCTGTAACCCTCGATCTTTGAATCAAAAAACTGAGTACCTTTTATGATAACCAGGTGGGCCGGTAAATTCACACCCCATGCAAGGGTAGATGTGGCGataagaatttgaattttattcttctgAAATAGCTGATGAGAAATTGTTCTGTCCTTTTCAACCAAACCTGCATGATGCAGACCAATACCGAATTGTAAAGATAGCCTTAATGTATCATCCGTGATCTGAGATAGATAGTAACGcagctcttcatcatcgtcaatattcaagaatcttCTTGGATTATCCTCCATACCACAGAGGTGAATGAGGTCCAAAGCAGTCAATCTCGTCTGACGACGGGAAGCAACGAAGATTAGTGCTGGCTTATGAGGAGAATGTTGCTTGATGGCCATGAATGCTGGCTTATTCAtagttttcatcaatggACAAAAAGCCAAGTTGTCTGGGAAGCCATCAATATACATTTTCAAAGGAACAGGACGCACACTCGATGGAAAATTGTAAAGACCACGCGATTTCACGCCTAACCAACCGGCCATATCATATGCGTTAGATACTGCAGTGGACATACCCAATAACCTGACTGGCTGCCTTGTACGGGATGCAATGTAGTTCATACGACTCACAATCATCTCCAAAATAGGACCACGATCACTAGCTAAGAGATGAATCTCATCCATAATAACAAGCGAGATATCCTGAACAAATTGACGAGTTTGCCAGTTACGAGAGATACCGTCAAACTTCTCGGGAGTCGTGATTACGATAGTCGAATCCCGAATATCTCGGGGATCAGGTATAGAATCACCAGTAAGTTCAACCACCCGGTCCCCGGTAACCGGGGTTATCCTTTTTCTCCAGTCGTCAACTCTTTCACGCACCAAGGCTTTCATGGGGGCGATATAAACTATTTTTTTGCCAGGATAATCTCTGAATGCATGCCATATTGCCAGCTCTGCGACAACAGTTTTACCTGATCCTGTGGGCGAACCAACAAATACGTTTTCGTTGGTATTGTATAAGGTATGGAACGTCATAGTCTGCATGGgattgaaatatttgaaggGATAGATGGACTCCACCAGAGGATTTTGGAGAGCCTGGATTGGAAGCGGCCTTAGTCGTTGCAACTTCGTTTGCAAAGTTTCATTGTGAGGTCTGATCAAGTGCTGGAATGAAATAACATGGACAGATTCGCAACCAATCCAATTATCTGATACCGCTTTCACAACTACTTGGGGGGGCAGAGGGTCTGAAAGAGGTATCATGAAGTCCATTTCATGTGAATTCGCGAGTTGCCTCTTGTTCAGtataaacttttcaaaatgCAATATTTGGGATTTAtcagattcttcaattgtGACCCAGAAGAACTGGGCCTCTCCATGAATTCTATAGTCCCAAGCAAAATTGGGACTTAGCGTAACGTGGATTCGCATGACATTCGCTGTAATTGGAAATATCTCAGCGTCGATGTCAATCTTTGGAAATTTGTTAAGAATGCTGAATAGTTTACTGCCCATCTTCCTGTTGTGAACCAATTCTCCAAGCTCTTCGGGATCGAGATCCAATAAATGCTCCATAGAAGGATTTTTACTTCTAATCTGGCGTAGTATGTTGTCAGGAAGATCGAATTGGCAAAGAGGATGGTCAAATGTCCAGATTCTTTTCTCAATGGATTTGCAAATATCCAACATAACCTTTGCAAATTTACCCCATCTTCTATTCATGCCGATTAAGAAGAGGGCTCGACATATTCTTGCCGAATTCTGAGCAACATAGTTCGAATCTGATGCTAAAGCTGAATCCATAATACGAGTCTGCGAAATGTAGGCCTGCAGCAGCAGATTTGTCTTCCCCTGAGGAGTGTCCAAATTCCCACCGATTTGGCATTCGGCGGCTGTCTCTGAGAGTCTTGCGAGTTCCGTagcctcttcttctcgaAATTTGattccatcaaattcactACTGTAACTGATCATGGACAGTACATCAGCTTCGGTAGCTCTTGGGTCGCACATCTGATTGAAAATCTCAACAGATTCGTTCAGTAAGTAAAAGTCAGATGAAACACGCCCAAGATCTTTAGGTATAAAATTTAGTTGGACTTCATCATAAACAATCATTTGCAGAGTGTGTAGTCTTTTCGCTGCATTAACGATCATGGTCTTTCTTTTATCGTATAATTGTGGATCTGAGGCCACTTCTTCCCAATCAATACCATAAGTAAAAGGGTTCTTTCTCATCCTGACAAACATGTAGGTGTACCCCAGCCATTGCACCGCTTCTTCCACATTTGTGACACTTCCTAAAGAGATTTCTGCATTTAAATTATCAACCAGTTTAGAACCAAACTTTGATTCAATAGGATGTTGCTGAGTCAGTAAGGAGACATAATCATCCAGAGAATCACTTGAAGTACATAAAATACCCGTACCGTTGGCGGATCCGAACCCAGGTCTACCAGCACGCCCGAAAATTTGAATCACATCGGATATTCCAAGATTCGTGAAACCACCTTTTTTAGAGTCGTAAACTTGAGTGCCCTTGATTATAACACAATCAGCGGGCAAGTTGACACCCCATGCCAAAGTTGCCGTACAACACAAAACTTTGATTGCACCATCTTTGAACATGCGTTCAGTTAAGTTACGGTCAGTACGTGCAAGACCTGCATGATGAACACCAAAACcgaattgaaaaatctccTTGATATCCCTGTCCCGATTTTTTGCAAGTTCTTTTGCATACTTGGTCTGCATAGTTGGATCGGGAGCAAAGAGGTCTAATTCACCGTTTGACTGCGCCATACTTATAAAAGTCCTGGAACTCCTGACTGTGTCCTTCCTTGAATGCACAAAAACCATGACTTGGTATccattttgaatcatctcaatcaatttttcatatgATACTTTATCAATGTTCTCTTTACATTGCTTACTACCATCTTTACCTCTACAACCCAACAGTTGCTGCTCCAAAGGTTTTGGGCGGAAAGACTGGTCGAAGTAA of the Torulaspora delbrueckii CBS 1146 chromosome 7, complete genome genome contains:
- the TDEL0G00540 gene encoding DUF2406 domain-containing protein (similar to Saccharomyces cerevisiae YGR273C and YMR295C; ancestral locus Anc_5.29), whose amino-acid sequence is MMHFRKKSSSSGNSDGSGGHGGQQAKVQISREDADRLKIRTGSIADPILEAVQEAQPFEQAAETFQDNMNRKSYFSVDGSGVLRDVFGQPINQPDVSNPTRARDERPLDTIRSFEYAVSGDPSWAQQLETPQYGFRVRPDFPLFASNPYGAPQGMAPQQQSYAEQTVYQAPVDTGEQQKKRKERFLWKEEEQELIKAY
- the EFG1 gene encoding Efg1p (similar to Saccharomyces cerevisiae YGR272C; ancestral locus Anc_5.30), giving the protein MAYNAQQNKRLRSKGSSLEMAQFIDAGANKIKKRIRDLERLLSRKRDSLPDTIIVEKERTLEALKFELENAKLKSKVKDNAKKYHMVRFFERKKALRKYKKALKAVEELKENEKSKDALLQSKIDLCYVVNFPKTEKYIALYPTGEELSDKSGLEKTELRKKAFRDLIAKQLEEGTLPVSLEAILSGKRLDKEGSGVSLVESNVEKKEQSPDEKHEEEEEDEFFE